A single window of Arcobacter venerupis DNA harbors:
- the cbiB gene encoding adenosylcobinamide-phosphate synthase CbiB: MFFEVALIAYIIDMIFSEFQKFKYFKHPIIFMGDYISWFEKRFYKDSILRGFFLTLSLLFVVYIIVSIFALIDNVFIQGLLASFTLSSKMLYDAVKDVISNENIEDKRYKISMLVSRDTSTLSNSDINKASIETYAENLSDGVIAPLFYLLCFGLVGAYLYKAINTLDSMVGYRNDKYEKFGKFSARLDDVANYIPSRITALIISLLFFSKKAFLEFYKYGKKHESFNAGLPISAFALALNVKLGGPTSYFGKIKNKPFFGDGKENIENSDVLKAVSFKYALDIFIIIVLILGVL, translated from the coding sequence ATGTTTTTTGAAGTAGCTTTGATAGCATATATTATAGATATGATTTTTTCTGAATTCCAAAAATTCAAATATTTTAAACATCCAATAATTTTTATGGGAGATTATATCTCTTGGTTTGAAAAGAGGTTTTATAAAGACTCAATTCTTAGAGGATTTTTTTTAACTCTTTCTTTGCTTTTTGTGGTTTATATTATTGTCTCTATTTTTGCCTTGATTGATAATGTTTTTATTCAAGGATTATTGGCTTCTTTTACACTATCTTCAAAAATGCTTTATGATGCTGTAAAAGATGTAATATCAAATGAGAACATTGAAGACAAAAGATATAAAATCTCTATGTTAGTTAGTCGTGATACTTCGACTCTTTCAAATAGTGATATAAACAAAGCTAGTATTGAAACCTATGCAGAAAATCTAAGTGATGGAGTAATTGCCCCACTTTTTTATCTTTTATGTTTTGGCCTTGTTGGAGCTTATTTATATAAAGCGATTAACACTCTTGATTCTATGGTTGGATATAGAAATGATAAGTATGAGAAGTTTGGAAAGTTTAGTGCCCGACTTGATGATGTGGCAAATTATATTCCCTCACGAATTACAGCTTTAATAATATCACTTCTATTTTTTTCTAAAAAGGCATTTTTAGAGTTTTATAAATATGGAAAAAAACATGAAAGTTTTAATGCAGGACTTCCAATATCAGCTTTTGCATTGGCTTTAAATGTTAAACTTGGCGGTCCTACTTCATATTTTGGAAAAATAAAAAATAAACCTTTTTTTGGAGATGGAAAAGAAAATATCGAAAATAGTGATGTTTTAAAAGCTGTAAGTTTTAAATACG
- a CDS encoding SDR family oxidoreductase: protein MKVLLTGSTGYIGRRLKKRLIEDKNIDLRLLVRNKSSLSNEVKDNLEIVQGDTFDLESLKIALKDVDVAYYLIHSLNKDNYRDLDKLSAQNFLEAAAFCKVKRVIYLGGLGVKNSDTSEHLLSRIETGEILSSNKNVQTIWIRAGVIIGSGSSSFEIIRNITEKLPIMTTPKWVTTKAQPIAVEDVLSYLHNSIYLKEEENLIVDIGSEQLSYKSMMLKTAKVLGLKRIIIPLPFMSINISSYWLNLFTPVPFSVAKALIEGLKSEVVIQNDNAKKYFPEITPISYEDSVSNAIKEIENDQVISRWNDNSNNIWEKDAQNEISKAVFIDRKEIDISNLDASKVYQSFIGIGGTNGWFDFDFLWEIRGIIDKMIGGVGLKRGRRSQCDLRISDCLDFWKVVDLKQNERLLLFAQMKLPGMAWLEFKIKDNKLIQSAYFYPKGVLGRLYWYILVPLHYFVFNNMIKSIIKKAKSL, encoded by the coding sequence ATGAAAGTTCTACTTACAGGTTCTACTGGATATATTGGAAGAAGACTGAAAAAAAGATTAATAGAAGATAAAAATATAGATTTAAGACTCTTAGTTAGAAATAAAAGCAGTTTATCAAATGAAGTAAAAGACAATTTAGAGATAGTTCAAGGTGACACTTTTGATTTAGAATCACTTAAAATTGCCCTAAAAGATGTGGATGTAGCCTATTATTTAATTCACTCTTTAAACAAAGATAATTACAGAGATTTGGATAAATTATCTGCTCAAAACTTTTTAGAAGCTGCTGCTTTTTGTAAAGTAAAAAGAGTTATATATCTGGGTGGATTGGGTGTAAAAAATAGTGATACAAGTGAACATCTTTTAAGTCGTATAGAAACGGGAGAAATTTTAAGTTCAAATAAAAATGTTCAAACTATTTGGATTCGAGCAGGAGTTATAATTGGTTCAGGAAGTTCAAGTTTTGAAATTATTAGAAATATAACAGAAAAACTTCCAATAATGACAACTCCAAAATGGGTAACTACAAAAGCACAACCAATTGCCGTTGAAGATGTTTTATCATATCTGCATAACTCAATATATTTAAAAGAAGAAGAAAATTTAATAGTAGATATTGGAAGTGAACAATTAAGTTATAAAAGCATGATGTTAAAAACAGCGAAAGTTTTAGGATTAAAAAGAATTATTATTCCACTTCCTTTTATGTCTATAAACATTTCATCATATTGGTTAAACCTTTTTACTCCTGTTCCTTTTAGTGTGGCAAAAGCTTTGATTGAGGGACTAAAATCAGAAGTTGTAATTCAAAATGACAATGCGAAAAAATATTTCCCCGAGATTACTCCAATTTCTTATGAAGATTCAGTATCAAATGCAATAAAAGAGATAGAAAACGACCAAGTAATAAGTAGATGGAATGACAACTCAAATAATATTTGGGAAAAAGATGCCCAAAATGAAATATCAAAAGCTGTTTTCATTGATAGAAAAGAGATTGATATTTCAAATCTCGATGCCTCAAAAGTTTATCAATCATTTATTGGAATTGGTGGAACAAATGGCTGGTTTGATTTTGATTTCTTATGGGAAATAAGAGGAATAATTGACAAAATGATTGGTGGCGTTGGACTAAAACGAGGAAGAAGAAGCCAATGTGATTTAAGAATTAGTGATTGTTTAGATTTTTGGAAAGTTGTTGATTTAAAACAAAATGAAAGACTTTTATTATTTGCTCAAATGAAACTTCCAGGGATGGCTTGGCTTGAGTTTAAAATCAAAGATAATAAACTAATCCAATCAGCTTACTTTTATCCAAAAGGAGTTTTGGGAAGATTATATTGGTATATTTTAGTTCCCCTACACTATTTTGTATTTAATAACATGATAAAAAGTATAATCAAAAAGGCTAAAAGTCTATAA
- a CDS encoding helix-turn-helix domain-containing protein: MQLYSEIDTAEVDEFYRKIALNVKKHRLEKNISQMELALSMGHKSVSSIGKIEAGLENKHYNIENLYKIAKILDVDICNFFKN; encoded by the coding sequence ATGCAACTATATTCGGAAATAGATACGGCAGAAGTTGATGAGTTTTACAGGAAAATTGCATTGAATGTTAAGAAACATAGATTAGAAAAAAATATCTCTCAGATGGAATTAGCTTTAAGCATGGGACATAAATCTGTAAGTAGTATCGGGAAAATAGAAGCTGGATTAGAAAATAAACATTACAATATTGAAAACTTATATAAAATTGCAAAAATCTTAGATGTAGATATATGCAATTTTTTTAAGAATTAA
- a CDS encoding PAS domain-containing sensor histidine kinase, which yields MDERSILNFIKFIPFYYIFSFIMAYIGYCLYFNVEFKKDIIIILFFLIITLSIITMYISKITKIKFQNFKLNLLNNENNKLENMKNILDELPIMIIYKDLNDFILTVNKEALTQLSISLENIINKPAKEIFPISFQKQYNDDLEIIKTKKGKFNLIEKLIINNKVLMVKTSRVPIFDEYNNVKNIIIFMIDITKKIKLENEEIKKNKLLYQQSKMASLGQIIGDITHQWRQTLSILSTASTGIKLKKEMGILEDSELISTMDLINKSTQNLSNTIDDFRNFLNPSNSKTKKFNIKQTVEQTLKILNVQFLSKNIRIIKNIDDIEIVSLEDQLILVFINILNNAIDALANLDSSIKKLILINCYKKNNYLIIEIQDNANGIDESIIDEIFELYFSTKTLTLDSGIGLYITMMLITNILNGEIYAKNEKFTYEETEYYGAKFTIMLQEKALSL from the coding sequence ATGGATGAAAGATCTATTCTAAATTTTATAAAATTTATTCCTTTCTACTATATATTCTCTTTTATAATGGCCTATATAGGATATTGTTTATATTTTAATGTTGAGTTCAAAAAAGACATCATAATAATCTTATTTTTTTTAATAATTACATTGTCAATTATTACTATGTATATCTCAAAAATAACAAAAATTAAATTCCAAAATTTTAAATTAAATTTATTAAATAATGAAAATAATAAATTAGAAAATATGAAAAATATTCTTGATGAACTTCCTATTATGATTATCTATAAAGATTTAAATGATTTTATACTAACAGTGAATAAAGAGGCCTTAACACAGCTCTCTATATCTTTAGAAAATATTATTAACAAACCAGCAAAAGAAATTTTTCCAATTAGTTTTCAAAAACAATATAATGACGATTTAGAAATAATTAAAACTAAAAAAGGTAAATTTAATCTTATTGAAAAATTAATTATAAATAATAAAGTATTAATGGTAAAAACTTCAAGAGTTCCCATTTTTGATGAATATAACAATGTAAAAAATATCATAATATTTATGATTGACATAACAAAAAAGATAAAACTAGAAAATGAAGAAATAAAAAAAAATAAACTTTTATATCAACAGAGTAAAATGGCTTCACTTGGTCAAATTATTGGAGATATAACTCATCAATGGAGACAAACTCTTTCCATTTTATCTACTGCTTCAACAGGAATTAAACTCAAAAAAGAAATGGGAATATTAGAAGATTCAGAGCTAATATCTACAATGGATTTAATAAATAAATCTACTCAAAATTTATCTAATACAATTGATGATTTTAGGAATTTTCTAAATCCATCAAACAGCAAAACAAAAAAGTTTAATATTAAACAAACAGTTGAGCAAACTTTAAAAATTTTAAATGTTCAATTTCTTTCAAAAAATATTAGAATAATAAAAAATATAGATGATATTGAAATAGTTTCATTAGAAGATCAACTGATTTTAGTTTTTATTAATATCTTAAACAATGCAATAGATGCTTTAGCAAATCTTGATTCTTCAATAAAAAAACTCATTCTTATTAATTGTTATAAAAAGAATAATTATTTAATAATTGAAATACAAGATAATGCAAATGGTATAGATGAATCAATAATTGATGAAATCTTTGAACTTTACTTTTCAACAAAAACTCTAACTCTTGATTCGGGAATTGGTTTATACATAACAATGATGTTAATAACAAATATCCTAAATGGAGAAATATATGCTAAAAATGAGAAATTCACATATGAAGAGACTGAATATTACGGCGCAAAATTTACAATAATGCTACAAGAGAAGGCATTAAGCCTTTAA
- a CDS encoding cobyric acid synthase: MNKLNNISIFGTSSDAGKSTITFVIAKILQDLGYSVAPFKAQNVSNNSHVCDDGSEIAIAQYFQAEVLGVQTSYHLNPVLLKSGRGSSASLIVEGKVVTNKDVREYYRDLDLLKPAVKRCFDYLDAKYDCVVCEGAGSPVELNLMDKDLSNIFIATEYNTKIILVADIEKGGVFASIWGVYNLLPEHLRKNVIGVIVNKFRGDLTLFDEGIRIIEEDFKIPVLGVLPYLPFNLGFEDSASLTNFVQQPRNKKLDIAVIAYPYMSNYNDFEPLIADDEVFVEFVSSNISLEKFDLVILPGSKLVIKDLKWLKETGLFSQIQNYKKDICAICGGYEMMFENLEDKYSLENEEAIKEDGFALIDDVIVFEKEKILEKKTYDLFGEKIEGFEIHHGMCKNYPLSFEKQNFKGTFVHQIFDNNEFRTKYFKLIKADYVGFDFQEYKKQTVDNFIGTLKEKLDVEYILKSIS, translated from the coding sequence ATGAATAAATTAAATAACATCTCAATTTTTGGTACAAGTAGTGATGCTGGAAAATCAACTATAACTTTTGTTATAGCAAAAATCCTTCAAGATTTGGGATATAGCGTTGCCCCTTTTAAAGCTCAAAATGTATCAAATAATTCTCATGTTTGTGATGATGGAAGTGAGATTGCTATTGCTCAGTATTTTCAAGCTGAAGTTTTGGGCGTACAAACTTCATATCATCTAAATCCAGTTTTACTAAAATCTGGTCGAGGAAGTTCTGCTTCACTTATCGTTGAGGGAAAAGTTGTTACAAACAAAGATGTTAGGGAATATTATAGGGATTTAGACTTACTAAAACCAGCTGTAAAGAGATGTTTTGATTATTTGGATGCAAAGTATGATTGTGTTGTTTGTGAGGGTGCAGGAAGTCCTGTTGAGCTAAATCTAATGGATAAGGATTTATCTAATATTTTTATAGCTACTGAATACAACACAAAAATCATTTTAGTGGCAGACATAGAAAAAGGTGGAGTTTTTGCTTCTATTTGGGGAGTTTATAATCTTTTGCCAGAGCATTTACGAAAAAATGTAATAGGTGTGATTGTAAATAAATTTAGAGGTGATTTAACACTTTTTGATGAGGGAATTAGAATCATAGAAGAGGATTTTAAAATCCCAGTTTTGGGAGTTTTGCCATATTTACCTTTTAATTTAGGCTTTGAAGATAGTGCATCTTTGACAAACTTTGTTCAACAACCACGAAATAAAAAACTAGATATTGCAGTGATTGCATATCCATATATGAGTAATTACAATGATTTTGAGCCTTTGATTGCAGATGATGAGGTTTTTGTGGAGTTTGTGAGTTCCAACATTTCACTTGAAAAGTTTGATTTAGTGATTTTGCCAGGAAGTAAGCTTGTAATTAAAGACTTAAAATGGTTAAAAGAAACTGGACTTTTTTCTCAAATACAAAACTATAAAAAAGATATTTGTGCCATTTGTGGCGGATATGAAATGATGTTTGAAAATCTTGAAGATAAATACTCTTTGGAAAATGAAGAAGCCATCAAAGAAGACGGTTTTGCTTTAATTGATGATGTAATTGTTTTTGAAAAAGAGAAAATCTTAGAGAAAAAAACTTATGATTTATTTGGTGAAAAAATAGAAGGTTTTGAAATACACCACGGAATGTGTAAAAATTATCCTTTATCTTTTGAAAAACAAAATTTCAAAGGAACTTTTGTACATCAAATTTTTGATAACAATGAATTTAGAACAAAATATTTTAAATTAATAAAAGCTGATTATGTAGGTTTTGATTTTCAAGAGTACAAAAAACAAACTGTTGATAATTTTATAGGAACACTAAAAGAAAAACTAGATGTGGAATATATTCTAAAAAGTATAAGTTAA
- a CDS encoding ATP-binding protein — MKKLIKSFSIKSVYIIIFTSLISWAFFAYCTMSNQIHNQEIYAEIINLSGKQRMLSQKTALITKRYYESKDENLKNHLIELIALMSKEHSYIIEHLTSKEIKNIYFSKEDNLNEKVENYLKLVTSFYKTNNSDLLKQIELNSFELLPFLDKAVLAFQMESDKKTAELLKREQLILFGTLLTLLCEALFIVIPSIRKAEQKEKELLELNSSLTIKIEDAIKENLEKEKVIQQQFHFAQMEEMIINVSHQWRQPLCIISTIASSIQIENELSKNVNKDLSEKTNIIMSKVDYLSNTINNFDEFVNIDNILENIDIVKNIERTLFILNSSFTENKITIKKEFPKESIFLVGNNSKLSQALLSILNNSRDFLLSNAIENKQISIKAYKKNSFAYIEIEDNAGGIKEEDLKKVFDIYYTTKHQSQGTGLGLYITYYIIKNYFKGIIKVENTQFGARFIIELPLT, encoded by the coding sequence ATGAAAAAACTAATAAAAAGCTTTAGCATAAAATCTGTTTATATTATAATTTTTACTTCTTTAATTTCATGGGCATTTTTTGCTTATTGTACAATGAGCAATCAAATTCACAATCAAGAGATTTATGCAGAAATTATAAACCTAAGTGGTAAACAAAGAATGCTTTCTCAAAAAACTGCACTTATTACAAAAAGATATTATGAATCAAAAGATGAAAATTTAAAAAACCATTTAATAGAATTAATTGCTTTAATGTCAAAAGAACACTCTTATATCATTGAACATTTAACATCTAAGGAAATCAAAAATATATATTTTTCAAAAGAAGATAATTTAAATGAAAAAGTAGAAAATTATCTAAAGTTAGTTACTTCTTTTTATAAAACAAATAATTCAGATTTATTAAAACAAATAGAACTTAACTCTTTTGAACTCTTACCTTTTTTGGATAAAGCTGTTTTAGCTTTTCAGATGGAAAGTGATAAAAAAACGGCTGAACTGTTAAAAAGAGAACAACTAATATTGTTTGGTACACTTTTAACTTTGTTATGTGAAGCTTTATTTATTGTAATTCCCTCAATAAGAAAAGCAGAACAAAAAGAAAAAGAGTTATTAGAACTAAATAGTTCACTTACTATAAAAATAGAAGATGCAATAAAAGAGAATTTAGAAAAAGAAAAAGTAATTCAACAACAATTTCACTTTGCTCAAATGGAAGAAATGATAATAAATGTTTCACATCAATGGAGACAACCTTTATGTATTATTTCAACCATTGCAAGTAGTATTCAAATTGAAAATGAATTAAGTAAAAATGTAAATAAAGATTTATCTGAAAAAACCAATATTATTATGTCTAAAGTAGATTATCTATCAAATACTATAAATAACTTTGATGAGTTTGTAAATATTGATAATATTTTAGAAAATATTGATATTGTGAAAAATATCGAAAGAACACTTTTTATATTAAATTCGAGTTTCACTGAAAATAAAATCACTATTAAAAAAGAGTTCCCAAAAGAGAGTATTTTTTTAGTTGGAAATAATTCAAAACTATCACAAGCACTCTTAAGTATATTAAATAATTCAAGAGATTTTTTGCTTAGTAATGCAATAGAAAATAAACAAATATCTATAAAAGCTTACAAAAAAAATAGTTTTGCCTATATTGAAATCGAAGATAATGCAGGTGGAATAAAAGAAGAAGATTTAAAAAAAGTTTTTGATATATATTACACAACAAAACACCAAAGCCAAGGAACTGGACTTGGATTGTATATTACTTACTATATCATCAAAAACTATTTTAAAGGAATAATAAAAGTTGAAAATACGCAGTTTGGAGCAAGGTTTATTATTGAACTACCTTTGACTTAG